A DNA window from Capnocytophaga sp. ARDL2 contains the following coding sequences:
- a CDS encoding T9SS type A sorting domain-containing protein yields the protein MRKITNKEFRFFNQKKRKLSNFLFLLLFLFSGGLSIAQINYQQNWNTVTNLGGWDGGWGSTSTLPCEGPNSIRRNLWGSATSSSVRTPNIGPSNGGIVTITYEYKVIDYDWQMPTVPTPGGDFTLYWEWSTSTTGPWTEFAQVGGANHIVSMSCATKTHTATIPEVYSDEFYIRARGVRHSGDFFMYIDNVSITQAASSLCIPPTGVTSSNITKNSATVSWNTDIFEATATFPWELRTSGNAGSGAAGLVQSGTATGTSTVNFTGLSPATEYQFYIRTNCTATNQSIWVPVPHIFTTMCNYPEVLTTTVGTICGYGTTNLAATAEAGGTLYWFENPNAEYVHTGATFDTPTLEENTTYYVKAGAIAPGANVQVGNGTAISTAQGQNPFYHSWGGYKHQYIYTAEELLAANIAPGPINSVGFQVVTGSSVARNNFTIHIGSTTQATATSSHVQGLTQVYSNPAQSVTAGDNIYQFDAPFVWDGTSNIVVQVNWSNENYGNFGASGTTLYHTAPTTQTTVTFADQRTAQQLLETVTGGVINAAGQSSGNTSTSAFRPNTLFNATALCFSPATEVEVTISTPPTVALSATTIDACQGSDSELVTVTAGLEDYDEFEWIPNTGVSGNKDTGWIFNLQDSQTYSLVASQSNGACAKRLDFEVNVIKLGYQDLEEEYTVCVDDVVKLSILKENPVDNLLPGQTVFTTGFENGITGLSLEGTGGTITEITNLTTEGQSAIRWTHGFNANSTLTIDQTFDFSDAEGLQITFDNIAILEATQPTFNWDYGRLQYSLDGGESWSDFLPAHYFGGSTALTQNVRFARFTYPAWGGLTTAGDNNDLWRSEKLILPRPTGNAFDNVKIRFVLKSDGITNVDAWYLDNVKVSKMVPTTKVWSPVDKLYLDEAKTQPYNGESVGEVYFSSAVSGEIPVTVTISDSGNLCETIVETTVVVPNITFPGLDTEAYCTTTSVDDLDFQRSPGVTYEWYATMASQTPITEIAANGTYFVKLISESCESGKQPVDIIIVGGVNVTVNNNQEFCEGATVANLSVNSFTPGATVQWFDSETSTTPLASTATLPIGTNTYYVNQVLHGCQSTKIPVQVTVYEMPTPLTQSEVAVCYNTTVGTAVLDGTNNLRWYTSETAANPLGANIVLTNAVYYVEKINGVCETERMPVQVSILSELNGFQENVIDICGPGQVGDLEEHVSGVATGAVVKWYSTSNGTTPLADTTPLANGVYYGEQQLDDCVSNRKAIVVRVNSSVAPVIAPQSVCQNTRIEDIVLPTTTGISYQWFATPATDVALAPSTALVSQTYYVRRLQNGCLSDAALVSVSVIPTPSAPTGVSPQDLEEGSTIADIVMEQGSIEWYITEEDAHTGTNLLMPNMPIVDGTVYYAVIVTPQGCRSLPTPIAVNVTVGINDLDVANLKLYPNPTDSVINISYKETIDSIEVYSMTGQRLMVQDTISNNVTVDMTELPAGTYMVKISVGQNSQIIKVVRK from the coding sequence ATGAGAAAAATTACAAACAAAGAATTTAGATTCTTTAATCAAAAGAAAAGGAAATTGAGTAATTTCTTGTTCTTGTTGCTGTTTCTCTTCTCTGGTGGTTTATCTATAGCACAGATCAACTATCAGCAGAATTGGAATACAGTAACTAATTTAGGAGGTTGGGATGGAGGATGGGGTAGTACTTCTACTCTTCCATGTGAAGGACCGAATTCTATACGAAGAAATTTATGGGGGTCAGCAACAAGTTCGAGTGTTAGAACACCAAATATTGGACCGTCAAATGGAGGCATAGTGACAATTACTTATGAATATAAAGTGATAGACTATGATTGGCAAATGCCAACTGTTCCAACACCAGGAGGAGATTTTACCTTATATTGGGAATGGTCAACTTCTACAACAGGTCCTTGGACAGAGTTTGCACAGGTAGGAGGAGCTAATCACATTGTGTCTATGTCATGTGCCACTAAAACGCATACAGCAACTATTCCTGAAGTGTATTCTGATGAGTTTTATATACGAGCAAGAGGGGTAAGACATTCAGGAGATTTCTTTATGTATATTGATAATGTAAGTATTACTCAAGCAGCGTCAAGTTTGTGTATTCCACCTACGGGAGTTACATCGTCAAATATTACAAAAAATAGTGCGACAGTTTCTTGGAATACTGATATTTTTGAAGCAACCGCAACGTTTCCATGGGAATTGAGAACATCTGGTAATGCAGGCTCGGGAGCTGCAGGATTGGTTCAATCTGGAACTGCAACTGGAACTTCTACTGTAAACTTTACAGGCTTATCACCTGCTACAGAATATCAATTCTATATCAGAACTAATTGTACAGCCACAAACCAAAGTATTTGGGTTCCTGTACCTCATATATTTACAACTATGTGTAATTATCCAGAAGTATTAACGACAACAGTTGGTACAATTTGTGGGTATGGTACAACTAACTTAGCAGCAACTGCTGAAGCAGGTGGTACTTTATATTGGTTTGAAAATCCTAATGCAGAATATGTGCATACAGGAGCTACTTTCGATACTCCAACATTAGAGGAAAATACAACTTATTATGTAAAAGCAGGAGCGATAGCTCCTGGTGCAAATGTACAAGTAGGAAATGGGACAGCTATTTCAACAGCTCAAGGACAAAATCCATTTTACCATTCTTGGGGAGGATATAAACATCAATATATTTATACAGCTGAAGAATTATTAGCTGCTAATATTGCTCCAGGTCCGATTAACTCTGTTGGTTTCCAAGTTGTAACAGGAAGTTCTGTGGCAAGAAATAATTTTACTATTCATATAGGTTCAACAACTCAAGCTACAGCAACATCATCACATGTACAAGGGTTGACTCAAGTATATTCAAATCCTGCTCAATCTGTAACTGCAGGAGATAATATATATCAATTTGATGCTCCATTTGTATGGGATGGTACAAGTAATATTGTTGTTCAAGTAAACTGGAGTAATGAAAATTATGGAAACTTTGGAGCTTCTGGTACCACTTTGTATCATACGGCCCCTACAACTCAAACTACAGTAACTTTTGCAGATCAAAGAACAGCTCAACAATTATTGGAAACAGTAACAGGTGGAGTAATTAATGCTGCTGGACAATCAAGTGGAAATACTTCTACATCAGCTTTCCGTCCAAATACTTTATTTAATGCAACAGCTCTTTGTTTTTCACCAGCAACTGAAGTTGAGGTAACAATATCAACACCACCTACAGTTGCTCTGTCTGCAACAACAATAGATGCATGTCAAGGTTCAGATTCAGAGTTGGTGACTGTAACAGCAGGATTGGAAGACTATGATGAGTTTGAATGGATTCCAAATACTGGTGTTTCTGGTAATAAAGATACAGGTTGGATTTTCAATTTGCAAGATTCACAAACCTATTCATTAGTTGCTTCTCAATCAAATGGAGCTTGTGCTAAAAGATTAGATTTTGAAGTAAATGTAATCAAATTAGGTTACCAAGATTTGGAAGAAGAATACACAGTATGTGTAGATGATGTGGTTAAATTATCTATTTTAAAAGAAAATCCAGTTGATAATTTATTGCCTGGACAAACTGTTTTTACAACAGGTTTTGAAAATGGAATCACAGGATTATCATTGGAAGGTACTGGAGGTACTATTACAGAAATTACTAATTTAACAACAGAAGGTCAATCAGCCATCAGATGGACCCATGGATTCAATGCAAATAGTACATTGACAATCGATCAAACGTTTGATTTCTCTGATGCAGAAGGATTACAGATTACTTTTGATAATATTGCAATATTAGAAGCTACACAACCAACATTTAATTGGGATTATGGTCGTTTGCAATATAGTTTAGATGGAGGTGAATCTTGGTCAGACTTCCTTCCAGCTCATTATTTTGGAGGAAGTACAGCATTAACTCAAAATGTACGCTTTGCAAGATTTACTTATCCTGCTTGGGGAGGTTTGACTACTGCTGGTGATAATAATGATTTATGGCGTTCAGAGAAATTGATTTTGCCAAGACCTACTGGGAATGCATTTGATAATGTGAAAATTCGTTTTGTATTAAAATCAGATGGAATAACTAATGTAGACGCATGGTATTTGGATAATGTAAAAGTATCTAAAATGGTACCTACAACTAAAGTGTGGTCACCGGTAGATAAATTATACTTAGACGAAGCTAAGACTCAACCATATAATGGAGAGTCTGTAGGAGAGGTGTATTTCTCATCTGCTGTATCTGGAGAAATACCTGTAACAGTAACAATTTCAGATTCAGGTAATTTGTGTGAAACGATTGTTGAAACTACTGTTGTTGTACCAAACATAACATTCCCAGGTTTAGATACTGAGGCATATTGTACTACGACATCTGTTGACGATTTAGATTTCCAAAGATCTCCTGGGGTTACTTACGAATGGTATGCTACTATGGCATCTCAAACTCCAATTACTGAGATAGCAGCAAATGGTACTTATTTTGTGAAGTTGATTTCAGAATCGTGTGAAAGTGGAAAACAACCTGTTGATATTATTATTGTTGGAGGAGTAAACGTAACGGTAAATAACAATCAAGAATTCTGTGAAGGTGCTACAGTAGCAAATCTTTCAGTAAATTCATTTACCCCTGGTGCTACTGTTCAATGGTTTGATTCAGAAACGTCAACAACTCCTTTAGCATCAACAGCTACATTGCCAATCGGTACAAATACCTATTATGTAAATCAAGTATTGCATGGTTGTCAATCAACTAAAATACCTGTACAGGTTACAGTTTATGAAATGCCAACTCCGTTAACTCAAAGTGAAGTGGCAGTATGTTACAACACTACAGTTGGAACAGCTGTGTTGGATGGAACAAATAACTTGAGATGGTATACATCTGAGACGGCAGCTAATCCATTAGGGGCAAACATCGTGTTGACAAATGCAGTTTACTATGTTGAAAAAATCAATGGGGTTTGTGAAACAGAGAGAATGCCAGTTCAGGTTTCTATCTTATCTGAATTGAACGGATTCCAAGAAAATGTAATCGATATCTGTGGACCAGGTCAAGTTGGAGATTTAGAAGAGCATGTATCAGGAGTTGCTACAGGAGCAGTTGTAAAATGGTACAGTACTTCAAATGGTACTACGCCATTGGCTGATACTACACCATTGGCAAATGGAGTATATTATGGAGAGCAACAATTAGATGACTGTGTAAGTAATAGAAAAGCAATTGTGGTAAGAGTTAACAGTTCTGTAGCTCCAGTTATTGCACCGCAATCTGTTTGTCAAAATACAAGAATCGAAGATATTGTATTGCCAACTACAACAGGAATTTCGTACCAATGGTTTGCAACTCCTGCAACTGATGTAGCATTAGCCCCATCTACAGCTTTAGTGTCGCAAACCTATTATGTAAGAAGATTGCAAAATGGATGTTTGTCTGATGCAGCTTTAGTGTCAGTATCTGTAATTCCTACGCCAAGTGCACCAACAGGAGTTTCGCCTCAAGATTTGGAAGAAGGAAGCACAATTGCAGACATCGTAATGGAACAAGGAAGTATCGAGTGGTATATTACTGAAGAAGATGCACATACGGGAACTAATCTATTGATGCCAAATATGCCAATCGTTGATGGAACTGTTTATTATGCAGTAATCGTTACTCCGCAAGGATGTAGAAGTTTACCAACACCGATTGCAGTAAACGTAACAGTAGGAATCAATGATTTAGACGTTGCAAACTTGAAATTGTATCCAAACCCAACGGATTCAGTAATCAATATTTCTTACAAAGAAACAATTGATTCTATCGAAGTATATTCGATGACTGGTCAAAGATTGATGGTTCAAGATACAATATCAAATAATGTAACAGTTGATATGACAGAATTGCCAGCAGGAACTTACATGGTGAAGATTTCTGTAGGTCAAAACAGTCAAATCATCAAAGTTGTGAGAAAATAA
- a CDS encoding acyl-CoA dehydrogenase family protein yields the protein MKPDLFQAPDYYHLDDLLTEEHKLVRDAARAWVKKEVSPIIEDYAQRAEFPKHLLPGLGEIGGFGPYIPVEYGGAGLDQISYGLLMQEIERGDSGIRSTSSVQSSLVMYPIWKYGSEEQKQKYLPKLATGEMMGCFGLTEPDHGSNPGGMITNFKDMGDHYLLNGAKMWISNAPFADIAVVWAKNEEGRIHGLIVERGMEGFSTPETHNKWSLRASATGELVFNDVKVPKENLLPGKSGLGAPLGCLDSARYGIAWGAIGAAMDCYDTALRYSQEREQFGKPIGAFQLQQKKLAEMITEITKAQLLTWRLGVLRNEGRATSAQISMAKRNNVNMALEIAREARQMLGGMGITGEYSIMRHMMNLESVVTYEGTHDIHLLITGLDVTGFNAFK from the coding sequence ATGAAACCAGATTTATTTCAAGCTCCAGATTACTATCACTTAGATGATTTATTAACAGAGGAGCATAAACTTGTAAGAGACGCCGCTCGTGCATGGGTAAAAAAAGAAGTTTCTCCAATTATTGAAGATTACGCTCAGAGAGCTGAATTTCCAAAACATTTACTTCCTGGATTGGGAGAAATCGGAGGATTTGGACCTTATATTCCTGTAGAATACGGAGGGGCTGGATTAGATCAAATTTCTTATGGATTGTTGATGCAAGAAATTGAAAGAGGAGATTCAGGAATTCGTTCGACTTCTTCGGTTCAATCTTCATTGGTAATGTATCCTATTTGGAAATACGGTAGCGAAGAACAAAAACAAAAATATTTACCAAAATTAGCAACTGGTGAAATGATGGGGTGTTTTGGTTTGACAGAACCAGACCACGGATCAAATCCCGGTGGAATGATTACCAACTTCAAAGATATGGGAGATCATTACTTGCTAAACGGTGCTAAAATGTGGATTTCAAATGCTCCTTTTGCTGATATAGCGGTAGTTTGGGCTAAAAACGAAGAAGGTCGTATCCATGGGTTAATTGTTGAAAGAGGTATGGAAGGTTTTTCAACTCCAGAAACTCACAACAAATGGTCTTTGAGAGCTTCTGCAACAGGTGAATTGGTATTCAACGATGTGAAAGTTCCGAAAGAAAACTTATTGCCAGGAAAATCTGGATTAGGAGCACCACTAGGATGTTTAGATTCTGCTCGTTATGGAATCGCTTGGGGAGCTATCGGAGCGGCAATGGATTGCTACGACACAGCGTTGCGTTACTCTCAAGAAAGAGAGCAGTTTGGAAAACCAATCGGAGCATTTCAATTGCAACAAAAGAAATTGGCTGAAATGATTACAGAAATCACTAAAGCTCAATTATTAACTTGGCGTTTGGGAGTTTTGAGAAACGAAGGAAGAGCTACTTCTGCTCAAATCTCGATGGCAAAACGAAACAATGTAAACATGGCATTGGAAATTGCTCGTGAAGCTCGTCAAATGTTAGGAGGTATGGGGATTACAGGTGAATACTCAATCATGCGACATATGATGAACTTAGAATCTGTAGTAACTTACGAAGGTACACACGATATTCACTTGTTGATTACCGGTTTGGATGTAACAGGATTCAACGCTTTTAAATAA
- a CDS encoding DUF3050 domain-containing protein: MNINQSIQKQKTQLLHHSLYSKVQKIEDLYCFLENHVYAVWDFMSLLKALQNSLTCTTTPWLPVGNPEIRYLINEIVVAEETDLTIDGKRQSHYEMYVDAMKQCGASTKQLDVFISLVEQSKNVFQAIAQSELHPKVKEFLEFTFRVIENGKPHEIAAVFTFGREDLIPNMFTEILRNFQENLTDIDLTKLIYYFERHIELDADEHGPMAMQMISELCGDSSQKWKEAEWVSIAALEKRIGLWDAIEEQIDGK, encoded by the coding sequence ATGAACATCAATCAATCGATACAAAAACAAAAGACACAATTATTACACCATTCGTTGTATAGCAAAGTACAGAAAATTGAAGACTTGTACTGTTTTTTAGAAAATCATGTTTATGCTGTATGGGATTTTATGTCGTTGCTAAAAGCCCTGCAAAATAGTTTGACCTGCACTACTACACCTTGGCTTCCTGTAGGAAATCCAGAAATTCGTTATTTAATTAATGAAATTGTCGTAGCCGAAGAAACTGATTTGACAATCGACGGAAAACGCCAAAGTCATTATGAAATGTATGTAGATGCGATGAAGCAATGTGGAGCGTCAACAAAACAATTAGATGTTTTTATTTCATTAGTAGAGCAGTCAAAAAATGTTTTTCAAGCAATAGCTCAAAGTGAGTTACATCCAAAGGTAAAAGAGTTTTTAGAATTTACTTTTCGAGTGATAGAAAATGGAAAACCACACGAAATTGCCGCTGTTTTTACTTTTGGTCGTGAAGATTTGATTCCAAATATGTTTACAGAGATTTTGCGAAATTTTCAAGAAAATCTCACCGATATAGATTTGACTAAATTGATTTATTATTTCGAACGACATATCGAATTAGATGCTGACGAACATGGACCAATGGCGATGCAGATGATAAGTGAACTCTGTGGCGATTCTTCTCAAAAATGGAAAGAAGCTGAATGGGTGTCTATTGCAGCTTTGGAAAAACGCATCGGACTTTGGGATGCTATAGAAGAGCAGATAGATGGTAAATGA
- a CDS encoding type B 50S ribosomal protein L31 yields the protein MRKGIHPENYRLVAFKDMSNDDVFITKSTVETKETIEVDGVEYPVYKMEISRTSHPFYTGKSKLIDTAGRIDKFKSKYAKFKK from the coding sequence ATGAGAAAAGGTATTCACCCAGAAAATTACAGATTAGTAGCATTCAAAGACATGTCAAACGATGATGTGTTCATTACAAAATCAACAGTAGAAACAAAAGAAACAATTGAAGTGGACGGAGTAGAGTATCCAGTTTACAAAATGGAGATTTCTCGTACATCTCACCCTTTCTATACTGGTAAATCGAAATTGATCGATACAGCAGGTCGTATCGACAAATTCAAATCAAAATACGCGAAATTCAAAAAATAA
- a CDS encoding aminopeptidase C has product MFKAKTKAMIAALFIALSSVGTTHAQDELINRVKNNQSANSKEAFQFTDVINLENTFIKDQGSSGTCWSYSANSFLESEMIRTGKKPVELSQIFTARNAYIEKGKMYVRMHGALTLGEGGAFHDVTNTFKKYGTVPRSVYEGLNYGTKRNQMAEMSAILEAMLGAIVKNPNGKLTPNWEKAYTAVIDSYLGEYPAEFTYEGKKYTPHTFAKEVVGLNMDDYVEISSFKEYPYYSKFVLLVPDNWSFDQVYNVRMNELIEIIDSALKNGYTVAWAGDVSEKGFSWKNGVAYVPEIDYADMTAEQRADMFNGPKPEKVTTEEQRQAAFDNYETQDDHGMHIVGIAKDQNGKEYYIIKNSWGASNDYKGYMYMTKEYVKLKTTDIMLHKNAVPKAIAKKLGLQNLQVK; this is encoded by the coding sequence ATGTTTAAAGCAAAAACAAAAGCAATGATTGCGGCATTATTTATTGCCCTTTCATCAGTAGGAACAACACACGCTCAAGACGAGCTAATCAACAGAGTAAAAAACAACCAGAGTGCCAACAGTAAAGAAGCTTTCCAATTTACAGATGTAATCAACTTGGAAAATACATTTATCAAAGATCAAGGCTCGTCTGGTACATGTTGGTCGTATTCTGCCAATTCATTTTTAGAGTCAGAAATGATTCGTACAGGTAAAAAACCAGTGGAATTGTCGCAAATTTTTACTGCGAGAAATGCCTATATCGAAAAAGGAAAAATGTATGTACGTATGCACGGAGCATTGACTTTGGGTGAAGGTGGAGCCTTTCACGATGTAACCAATACTTTCAAAAAATATGGAACAGTGCCTCGTTCGGTTTATGAAGGATTGAATTACGGTACAAAGAGAAATCAAATGGCAGAAATGTCGGCGATTTTGGAAGCAATGTTGGGAGCAATCGTAAAAAATCCAAATGGAAAATTGACACCTAACTGGGAAAAAGCCTACACAGCAGTAATTGACAGTTATTTAGGAGAATATCCAGCTGAGTTTACTTACGAAGGCAAAAAATACACTCCACATACATTTGCTAAAGAAGTGGTAGGATTGAATATGGATGATTATGTTGAAATTTCATCATTCAAAGAATATCCATATTATTCAAAATTTGTATTGTTGGTGCCAGACAACTGGTCGTTTGATCAGGTATATAATGTACGCATGAATGAATTGATAGAAATCATTGACTCTGCTTTGAAAAACGGATATACAGTTGCTTGGGCAGGAGATGTTTCTGAAAAAGGATTTAGCTGGAAAAACGGTGTAGCTTATGTGCCAGAAATCGATTATGCAGATATGACAGCAGAGCAAAGAGCTGATATGTTCAACGGACCAAAACCTGAAAAAGTAACCACAGAAGAGCAAAGACAAGCGGCTTTTGACAACTACGAAACGCAAGACGACCACGGTATGCACATTGTAGGAATTGCGAAAGACCAAAACGGAAAAGAGTATTACATCATCAAAAACTCTTGGGGAGCAAGCAACGACTACAAAGGGTATATGTACATGACAAAAGAGTATGTAAAATTGAAAACAACCGACATTATGTTGCATAAAAATGCAGTGCCAAAAGCAATTGCGAAAAAATTAGGCTTACAAAATTTGCAGGTAAAATAA
- the hemL gene encoding glutamate-1-semialdehyde 2,1-aminomutase produces MLYQRSKELFVEASNYIPGGVNSPVRAFKSVGGTPIYVKSAKGAYLYDEDDRKYIDYINSWGPMILGHAFPPVVEAVIEKTKQGTSFGTPTAIETEIAKLAVEMVPNIDKIRFVNSGTEACMSAVRLARGYTKREKIIKFRGCYHGHSDSFLIAAGSGLSTFGVPSSPGVTKGTVQDTLLSDYNDIESVKALFEANKDEIACVIIEPVAGNMGCVPPVNDFLKKLREVCTENNALLIFDEVMTGFRLAKGGAQELFGIDADIVCFGKVIGGGLPVGAFAARNEIMDCLAPVGPVYQAGTLSGNPLAMAAGLTMLQSINNDKELFDRLEAKTAYLEKGIREVLTKNNKTFVVNRVGSMISIFFCEGKVENFEDAAKADTPEFKKFFHDLLERGIYIAPSSYETWFITDALTYEDLHETIAKIEEVTR; encoded by the coding sequence ATGTTATACCAAAGAAGTAAAGAGCTTTTCGTAGAAGCTTCAAACTATATTCCAGGTGGGGTAAACTCACCTGTTCGTGCATTTAAATCGGTTGGTGGAACACCTATTTATGTAAAATCTGCCAAAGGAGCATATCTTTACGACGAAGACGACCGCAAATACATTGATTACATCAACTCTTGGGGGCCGATGATTTTGGGTCATGCGTTTCCTCCTGTGGTTGAAGCAGTAATTGAAAAAACAAAACAAGGAACTTCGTTTGGAACACCAACTGCCATTGAAACAGAAATTGCAAAATTGGCAGTAGAAATGGTTCCAAACATCGACAAAATCCGTTTTGTAAACTCTGGTACAGAGGCTTGTATGAGTGCAGTACGTTTGGCAAGAGGATATACAAAACGCGAAAAAATCATCAAATTTAGAGGTTGCTACCACGGACATTCCGATTCGTTTTTGATTGCCGCAGGTAGTGGATTATCAACTTTTGGCGTGCCTTCAAGTCCGGGTGTTACCAAGGGTACAGTACAAGACACTTTATTGTCTGACTACAACGACATCGAGTCTGTAAAAGCCCTTTTCGAAGCCAACAAAGACGAAATCGCTTGTGTTATCATCGAGCCAGTAGCTGGAAACATGGGGTGTGTACCACCAGTAAACGACTTTTTGAAAAAATTGAGAGAGGTGTGTACGGAAAACAATGCCTTGTTGATTTTTGATGAGGTAATGACAGGTTTTCGTTTGGCAAAAGGTGGCGCTCAAGAATTATTTGGTATTGATGCCGACATTGTTTGTTTTGGAAAAGTAATAGGGGGAGGTTTGCCTGTAGGTGCTTTTGCTGCGAGAAATGAAATTATGGATTGTTTAGCTCCTGTTGGTCCTGTTTATCAAGCAGGTACATTGTCTGGAAATCCATTGGCAATGGCAGCAGGATTAACGATGTTGCAATCTATCAACAATGACAAAGAATTATTCGATAGATTAGAAGCAAAAACAGCATATTTAGAAAAAGGAATCCGTGAAGTTTTGACCAAAAACAACAAAACATTTGTGGTAAATCGTGTGGGTTCGATGATTTCTATCTTTTTCTGCGAAGGAAAAGTTGAAAATTTTGAAGATGCTGCGAAAGCCGATACACCAGAATTTAAAAAATTCTTCCACGATTTGTTGGAAAGGGGAATTTATATAGCTCCGTCGTCTTACGAAACTTGGTTTATCACCGACGCTTTGACTTACGAAGATTTGCACGAAACCATCGCAAAAATCGAAGAGGTTACGAGGTAA
- a CDS encoding glucosaminidase domain-containing protein, with amino-acid sequence MKKIFSIIVCAYFMVGCGATHQAKVRERINSNKNPKKEVLSATTTVKVKPDHISDYVEQYKDIAMANMRVYGIPASIKLAQAILESGAGRGKLATQANNHFGVKCQNVWDGETIKHTDDAVDECFRKYNSPAESFKDHSLFLTSRAHYKPLFSLDPGDYKSWAKGLKRAGYATDPNYPSKLISLIERYELYKYDEIVLGDNYKPIYNEEDNIVETIVISHIVQKGETLYSISRKYNVTIEQVRSANNISGNTISVGQKLRILK; translated from the coding sequence ATGAAAAAGATTTTCAGCATTATTGTTTGTGCTTATTTTATGGTAGGATGTGGTGCTACCCATCAAGCTAAAGTTAGAGAACGAATCAATAGTAACAAAAATCCTAAAAAAGAAGTACTTTCGGCAACAACCACTGTAAAAGTAAAGCCCGATCACATCTCAGACTATGTAGAACAGTACAAGGATATCGCAATGGCAAATATGCGAGTGTATGGTATCCCAGCAAGTATCAAATTGGCTCAGGCTATCTTAGAATCTGGAGCTGGTAGAGGAAAATTGGCTACACAGGCAAACAATCACTTTGGTGTGAAATGTCAGAATGTTTGGGACGGTGAAACTATCAAACATACAGACGATGCCGTAGATGAATGTTTTAGAAAATACAACTCACCTGCCGAATCTTTCAAAGATCATTCTTTATTTTTAACTTCAAGAGCACACTACAAGCCCTTGTTTTCTTTAGACCCAGGCGATTACAAATCATGGGCAAAAGGATTGAAGAGAGCAGGTTACGCAACAGATCCAAATTATCCAAGTAAATTGATCAGCCTTATCGAACGCTATGAATTGTACAAATACGACGAAATCGTTTTAGGAGACAACTACAAACCTATTTACAATGAAGAAGATAACATTGTAGAAACAATAGTTATTTCTCACATAGTTCAAAAAGGCGAAACCTTATACAGTATTTCAAGAAAATATAACGTTACTATCGAACAGGTACGCAGTGCCAACAACATTTCTGGAAATACCATTTCTGTAGGGCAAAAATTAAGGATTTTAAAATAA
- a CDS encoding 1-aminocyclopropane-1-carboxylate deaminase/D-cysteine desulfhydrase, with protein MLPIQHPSHNQKISFENPYGISLFVKREDVLHEEISGNKFRKLYYNLLEAQRQGKTKLLTFGGAYSNHIAAVAAAGRIANFETIGVIRGDELATKYLENPTLKKASEDCMQFYFATRTQYREKYSIEFLAELKEKFGDFYLIPEGGTNEFAVKGCEEILTEEDHSFDFICCAVGTGGTISGIINSLLPHQKALGFPALKGDFIKDEIAQYAKNNRWELITDYHFGGYAKFNANLSTFIKAFSQKNLIPLEPIYTGKLFFGVMDLISKGYFPKNSQILLIHTGGLQGLQSNILEKI; from the coding sequence ATGCTCCCTATACAACACCCCTCACACAACCAAAAAATATCCTTTGAAAATCCGTATGGAATATCGCTTTTCGTAAAACGCGAAGATGTTTTGCACGAGGAAATATCTGGGAATAAATTTCGAAAACTATATTACAATCTGTTGGAAGCTCAACGACAAGGCAAAACCAAGCTTTTGACTTTTGGTGGTGCTTATTCCAATCACATTGCGGCTGTGGCAGCCGCAGGACGAATTGCAAATTTTGAAACCATTGGGGTAATTCGTGGCGACGAATTGGCTACTAAATATTTAGAAAATCCTACATTAAAAAAAGCTTCGGAAGACTGTATGCAATTTTATTTCGCCACAAGAACCCAATATAGAGAGAAATATTCAATAGAGTTTTTAGCTGAATTGAAAGAAAAATTTGGCGATTTCTACCTTATTCCCGAAGGCGGAACTAACGAATTTGCTGTAAAAGGCTGTGAGGAAATTCTTACTGAAGAAGACCATTCGTTTGATTTCATCTGCTGTGCCGTAGGAACTGGAGGAACTATCTCTGGGATTATCAACAGTTTGCTACCTCATCAAAAAGCATTGGGCTTTCCTGCTTTAAAAGGAGATTTTATAAAAGACGAAATTGCTCAATATGCAAAAAACAATCGTTGGGAGTTGATAACTGACTATCATTTTGGAGGATACGCCAAGTTTAACGCAAATTTATCAACCTTTATAAAGGCATTTAGTCAAAAAAATTTAATACCTTTGGAACCGATTTACACTGGAAAATTGTTTTTTGGTGTAATGGATTTAATTTCTAAGGGATATTTTCCAAAAAACTCACAAATTTTACTAATTCACACCGGCGGTCTGCAGGGGTTACAATCAAATATTTTAGAAAAAATATGA